From Opitutales bacterium, the proteins below share one genomic window:
- a CDS encoding carotenoid biosynthesis protein, whose translation MSKKTWLGIYILVVFHLVGAIGFFTPLRDWFEWVTPGNLLLCLFVVVFCQSRLSVRDNGLLLLVGVLGILAEIAGVATGLVFGDYSYGATLGWKIAGVPWVIGINWALLVWGVLAWLRPLKIGKIRRCALGATLMVALDFFIEPVAIELDFWSWAGGDVPLQNYIAWWVLGFLFGLILEFFSSRELEKDWVVKGFFVVQWLFFIPLFLFLPKGAL comes from the coding sequence ATGAGTAAAAAAACTTGGTTAGGCATCTATATCCTCGTGGTGTTTCATCTGGTGGGTGCCATTGGCTTTTTCACGCCTCTTCGGGACTGGTTCGAGTGGGTGACGCCTGGAAATTTGCTACTTTGCTTATTTGTGGTCGTATTTTGCCAAAGTCGCTTATCGGTGCGCGATAACGGTCTTTTGCTCCTGGTGGGCGTCTTGGGTATTCTCGCAGAAATCGCAGGTGTGGCGACGGGTCTAGTGTTCGGAGACTACAGCTATGGAGCGACATTAGGCTGGAAGATTGCCGGAGTGCCTTGGGTGATTGGGATTAACTGGGCATTGCTGGTCTGGGGAGTGTTGGCCTGGTTGAGGCCGCTGAAGATAGGAAAAATTAGGAGATGTGCATTAGGCGCGACCTTGATGGTAGCGTTGGATTTTTTTATCGAACCTGTCGCTATCGAGCTGGATTTCTGGTCATGGGCTGGCGGCGATGTGCCTCTCCAGAACTATATTGCCTGGTGGGTCTTAGGCTTCTTGTTTGGCCTGATCTTAGAATTTTTCAGCTCCCGTGAGTTAGAAAAAGACTGGGTTGTGAAAGGGTTTTTTGTCGTACAGTGGCTCTTTTTTATACCCCTGTTTTTGTTTTTGCCCAAGGGAGCATTGTAA
- the crtI gene encoding phytoene desaturase — MENTARPTACIVGAGLGGLATSVRLAAQGFRVTVFESGPSAGGKATWFEQAGYTFDAGPSLFTLPELVDDLFAVAGEDPAAFEYAEESIACRYFWNDGLHFEAPAEPKQFAQAASEIFGEDAGRVLKYLDEAAHAYQHFGKVFLENPLNEFSTWTNLRTLKLAKEIFRVDLLGTMDSHNRRAFNNPKLVQLFNRFATYNGSDPYRAPGLLTMIPHLEHGVGSFFPKGGIRAIPRVLQQLAEKMGVEFHFNKTVEQIEVAERAAKGVLVDGVSHSFDLIVSNMDVVPTYRRLLPNQPAPEKTLSQERSSSALIFYWGIAKEFSKLGLHNIFFADDYRAEFDGLFSSKAPSPDPTVYIHISSKCEATDAPYGKENWFVMINAPHDANVNWDDYKARAREAILKKLSERLGDDVESLIETEATLSPPEIEAKTHSYRGALYGAASNNKFAAFLRHPNRTSRIDRLLFVGGSVHPGGGIPLVLLSAKIAADAAKKYFITK, encoded by the coding sequence ATGGAAAATACAGCCAGACCTACCGCCTGTATCGTTGGGGCCGGCTTAGGTGGACTGGCGACATCCGTGCGTTTGGCGGCCCAGGGATTTCGCGTTACCGTGTTCGAGTCGGGTCCTTCGGCAGGGGGCAAGGCTACCTGGTTTGAGCAGGCAGGTTACACCTTCGATGCTGGACCGAGCTTGTTTACCTTACCGGAGCTCGTAGATGATTTATTTGCTGTCGCGGGTGAGGACCCCGCCGCATTTGAGTATGCTGAAGAGTCGATTGCTTGCCGCTATTTCTGGAACGATGGACTGCACTTCGAAGCACCGGCTGAGCCTAAACAATTTGCCCAGGCCGCTTCAGAGATTTTTGGCGAAGACGCGGGACGGGTGCTGAAGTATCTGGATGAAGCGGCACACGCTTACCAGCATTTCGGGAAGGTTTTTTTGGAAAACCCACTGAATGAATTTTCAACTTGGACGAATCTGAGGACACTCAAATTGGCGAAAGAGATCTTTCGTGTCGATTTGCTTGGTACGATGGATAGCCATAACCGTCGGGCATTCAATAATCCCAAGCTCGTTCAGCTCTTCAATCGATTTGCCACCTACAACGGTTCGGACCCTTACCGTGCCCCGGGCTTATTGACGATGATCCCGCACCTCGAGCATGGTGTAGGTTCTTTTTTCCCGAAAGGAGGGATACGCGCGATTCCGAGAGTGCTTCAGCAATTGGCTGAGAAGATGGGAGTTGAGTTTCATTTCAACAAAACAGTGGAGCAAATTGAGGTGGCAGAAAGGGCGGCTAAAGGCGTGTTAGTTGACGGCGTGTCGCACTCTTTCGATTTGATTGTTTCCAATATGGATGTGGTTCCCACATACCGGAGACTGTTGCCGAATCAGCCTGCACCGGAAAAAACCCTTTCTCAGGAGCGTTCGAGTTCGGCGCTCATTTTTTATTGGGGGATTGCAAAAGAGTTTTCCAAATTAGGACTACATAATATCTTTTTTGCAGACGATTACCGTGCGGAGTTTGATGGTTTGTTCTCAAGCAAAGCTCCGTCGCCCGATCCTACGGTCTACATCCACATCAGCTCGAAGTGCGAGGCGACAGACGCACCGTATGGTAAGGAAAATTGGTTTGTCATGATCAATGCCCCTCATGATGCCAACGTGAACTGGGACGACTACAAGGCGCGGGCGCGGGAAGCTATATTGAAGAAACTCTCTGAGCGCCTAGGTGATGATGTTGAATCTTTGATAGAGACCGAAGCTACACTGTCGCCCCCAGAGATTGAGGCGAAAACACACAGTTACCGTGGTGCGCTTTACGGTGCTGCTTCAAACAACAAATTTGCTGCTTTCTTGCGCCATCCCAATCGCACGAGCCGTATTGATCGACTGCTCTTTGTCGGGGGCAGTGTGCATCCAGGGGGGGGCATTCCTCTGGTCTTACTATCAGCGAAAATTGCTGCAGATGCGGCAAAGAAATATTTTATAACAAAATAA